From the Sulfuricurvum sp. genome, one window contains:
- a CDS encoding P-II family nitrogen regulator has protein sequence MVQITAVFNRHCLNDVLRELFDNEIEGVTVMDVIGKGSLGIAEKNNAPDLFPKVMLLIVVSDDNHKKTAMECIRAHTQDLGHGAGKMWVTPVLEVERIRTGEKDESALAQPAPRTTPKSNTFFTAVDTPSS, from the coding sequence ATGGTCCAGATTACTGCTGTATTTAACCGTCATTGCCTAAACGATGTTCTTCGAGAACTTTTTGATAACGAAATTGAAGGGGTAACCGTAATGGATGTTATCGGGAAAGGTTCACTCGGTATTGCTGAGAAAAACAATGCACCCGATTTATTTCCAAAAGTGATGCTTTTAATCGTCGTTTCCGATGATAACCACAAAAAAACTGCTATGGAATGCATCCGCGCTCATACTCAAGATTTAGGTCACGGTGCAGGAAAAATGTGGGTCACGCCGGTGCTCGAAGTTGAACGTATCCGTACAGGTGAGAAAGATGAATCTGCTCTCGCTCAACCCGCACCTCGTACCACTCCAAAAAGTAACACCTTTTTTACTGCCGTCGATACTCCCTCGAGCTAA
- a CDS encoding iron-sulfur cluster assembly scaffold protein translates to MARDTLIGGALWEEYSSEVQRRMNDPINMGEITQEEADAAEKKLIIADFGAESCGDAVRLYWMIDPKNDVIIKSRFKSFGCGTAIASSDMMAELCMDKTVDEALKITNIDVEKALRDEEDIPAVPGQKMHCSVMAYDVIKKAASIYKGVDMSEFETEFIVCECARVSLDTLKEVIKLNKLESIEQITDYTKAGGFCKSCIKPGGHEKKDVYLVDMLAEITAELQKEAISKKIKEAKGDGNFNAMSLVQKLRSIESILEEYIRPTLKADHGDVEVIDLKEVDGEHELYIQYKGECMSCSMNTTTTLAGMQDMLNFKLKSNLRVMVV, encoded by the coding sequence ATGGCAAGAGATACATTAATCGGCGGAGCATTATGGGAAGAGTACTCGAGTGAAGTACAACGACGTATGAACGATCCTATAAATATGGGAGAAATCACTCAAGAAGAGGCAGATGCTGCTGAGAAGAAACTCATTATTGCCGATTTTGGTGCGGAAAGTTGTGGTGATGCGGTACGTTTGTATTGGATGATTGATCCAAAAAATGATGTCATAATTAAAAGCCGTTTTAAAAGTTTCGGGTGTGGAACGGCAATCGCCTCTTCAGACATGATGGCGGAACTCTGTATGGATAAAACCGTCGATGAAGCGTTAAAAATTACTAACATCGATGTCGAAAAAGCGCTTCGTGATGAGGAAGATATCCCTGCGGTTCCAGGGCAAAAAATGCACTGTTCGGTTATGGCATATGACGTTATCAAAAAAGCGGCATCAATCTATAAAGGGGTTGATATGTCGGAGTTTGAGACCGAATTTATCGTGTGTGAATGTGCACGTGTGAGTCTCGATACTCTCAAAGAGGTGATTAAACTCAATAAACTCGAATCAATCGAGCAAATCACCGACTACACCAAAGCGGGCGGATTTTGTAAATCGTGTATTAAACCGGGTGGACATGAGAAAAAAGATGTCTATCTCGTCGATATGCTCGCTGAAATCACCGCAGAACTCCAAAAAGAGGCAATTAGTAAAAAAATTAAAGAGGCAAAAGGGGATGGCAACTTTAATGCAATGAGTTTGGTACAAAAACTCCGCAGTATCGAATCAATTCTCGAAGAGTATATTCGACCAACGCTCAAAGCCGATCATGGGGATGTTGAAGTAATCGACCTCAAAGAGGTGGATGGGGAACACGAACTCTATATTCAATACAAAGGTGAATGTATGAGCTGTTCAATGAACACGACAACAACTCTTGCCGGTATGCAGGATATGCTCAATTTCAAACTTAAATCTAATTTGCGAGTGATGGTGGTTTAA
- a CDS encoding aldo/keto reductase, with product MAHATKEGTFGYLKKFGNYSKDFYRFNGELFFPSLGIGTYKAEPYKEDNYIINYAEALKMALRRGINLIDTAINYRYQMSEREIAEALNEMFDEGELKREEVIIASKGGFIPLDFPFPDNPYGWIQENVIKAGLASADEVIIDQHCMTPAYLRWSCEQSLKNLELETIDIYYLHNPETQLGYIDHETFYARIEVAFELFETLRAEGKIVSYGIASWNGFLYEEDHTEYISLSKVVKIAQKVGGENHGFKYLQSPFNMAKPHAYGYANQQCDDGYYYPLMHACARFGLSMLGSSPLLQKNLFQRPFSAKIGELMQTSELNDVASALQFARSAGAITAIFGAVDPAHVIDNMILGYVPIATDEAMNTLMGESYAV from the coding sequence ATGGCGCACGCAACCAAAGAGGGGACATTCGGATATCTCAAAAAATTTGGTAATTATTCAAAAGATTTTTATCGCTTTAATGGAGAGCTCTTTTTTCCCTCATTGGGAATCGGTACGTACAAGGCTGAACCGTACAAAGAGGATAATTACATCATCAACTACGCGGAGGCATTAAAAATGGCACTGCGTCGTGGGATTAATCTAATCGACACGGCGATTAACTACCGCTATCAAATGTCTGAGCGTGAGATTGCAGAAGCGTTAAATGAGATGTTTGATGAGGGTGAACTCAAGCGTGAAGAGGTGATTATCGCCTCTAAAGGGGGATTTATCCCTCTGGATTTTCCGTTTCCCGATAATCCTTATGGTTGGATACAAGAGAACGTTATTAAAGCGGGACTGGCGAGTGCTGATGAAGTGATTATTGATCAACATTGTATGACTCCGGCATATTTGCGTTGGAGTTGTGAACAGTCTCTCAAAAATTTGGAGTTAGAGACGATTGATATTTATTATCTCCATAATCCCGAAACACAGTTAGGGTATATCGATCATGAGACCTTTTATGCACGTATCGAAGTGGCGTTTGAGCTTTTTGAAACGTTGCGTGCTGAGGGGAAAATTGTCTCCTACGGTATTGCATCATGGAACGGTTTTTTGTATGAAGAGGATCACACAGAGTATATTTCATTGTCTAAAGTTGTCAAAATAGCCCAAAAAGTGGGTGGAGAGAACCACGGATTTAAATATCTCCAAAGCCCTTTTAATATGGCAAAACCGCACGCTTATGGCTATGCTAATCAACAATGTGATGATGGTTACTACTATCCGTTGATGCATGCATGTGCACGATTTGGTTTGAGTATGCTCGGTTCCTCACCATTGCTCCAAAAAAATCTCTTTCAACGACCGTTTAGCGCTAAGATTGGTGAATTGATGCAAACTAGCGAGTTGAACGATGTTGCCAGTGCATTGCAGTTCGCCCGCTCTGCCGGAGCAATCACGGCAATATTTGGGGCGGTTGACCCAGCACATGTTATTGACAATATGATTTTAGGGTATGTGCCTATTGCAACCGATGAGGCGATGAATACTTTAATGGGAGAAAGCTATGCTGTATGA
- a CDS encoding FAD-dependent oxidoreductase, whose translation MLYDVVVVGTGISGLYAALTARRAGLKVAIISKSNPLRSNSAVASGGINAVLKTTAHDDVREHIADTLKGADNLGRFSPISAMVVGAEAVIEDLQKMGVLFDTQENGAVAQRPFGGTKAKRTCYIADKTGASITQTLLVQCRKEGVKIFPNHMILSIATFKEELSGLTMLRRRDSQVIAFACKSLVLAGGGYAGIYRGHSTNSQESSGDILAIALRAKMRLVNMEFVQFHPTTLLNSGTLISEAARGEGATIVDESGERFTDELATRDKLSRSIVKHQLEGHKVYLDFRHLGEELIDKKLPSARKHALMGAGIDILSELLPITPSAHYTMGGIWSRDDTSTDIANVFVCGECAYSGVHGANRLGGNSLLEAAYFGRVAGDEAAKVAKKGEFHPIDYAQIDKESRYIEMILEGENRFNINTMRKNLGNNLYKNAGVFRTHDTLASSLEYVHYLMKRTGGLACVNKERSDNVELMSIIEFRNSLTVAEAMVMSALGREESRGVHYREDFPEHNDKEYKTNTIIRRLSGTFLRISFEGHLSSDWLHRLRKFFHVM comes from the coding sequence ATGCTGTATGATGTGGTAGTAGTCGGTACGGGAATCTCTGGGCTATACGCGGCACTAACTGCACGTAGAGCAGGGCTTAAAGTCGCTATTATCTCCAAAAGCAATCCTCTGCGTTCCAACTCCGCCGTTGCATCGGGGGGAATCAATGCTGTTTTAAAGACCACTGCTCATGATGACGTTCGTGAACATATTGCCGATACCCTAAAAGGGGCAGATAATCTAGGTCGTTTTTCACCGATAAGTGCAATGGTTGTCGGAGCAGAAGCGGTTATTGAAGATTTACAAAAAATGGGTGTTCTGTTTGATACCCAAGAAAACGGTGCTGTAGCGCAACGCCCATTCGGTGGGACAAAAGCAAAACGGACCTGTTATATTGCCGATAAAACGGGTGCTTCCATAACCCAAACTCTCTTGGTACAATGTCGTAAAGAGGGGGTGAAAATATTTCCGAATCATATGATTCTCTCTATCGCAACCTTTAAAGAGGAACTCTCAGGCCTTACGATGCTCCGTCGCCGTGATTCTCAAGTGATTGCTTTTGCGTGTAAATCATTGGTATTAGCAGGTGGTGGATATGCGGGGATTTATCGCGGTCACTCAACCAATTCCCAAGAATCGAGTGGAGATATACTCGCGATTGCACTACGTGCCAAAATGCGTTTGGTCAATATGGAGTTTGTGCAGTTTCACCCCACGACCCTTTTAAACAGTGGGACGTTGATTTCAGAAGCGGCGCGAGGTGAGGGGGCAACTATCGTTGATGAGAGCGGTGAGCGTTTTACCGATGAGCTCGCTACACGAGATAAACTCTCACGCAGCATTGTCAAGCATCAGCTGGAGGGGCATAAAGTTTATCTCGATTTTCGCCATCTTGGCGAAGAGTTGATTGATAAAAAACTCCCCTCAGCACGTAAACATGCCCTTATGGGTGCGGGGATTGATATTTTGAGCGAGTTGCTCCCTATTACCCCATCAGCACACTATACGATGGGGGGAATTTGGTCACGGGATGATACCTCTACCGATATCGCTAATGTATTTGTGTGTGGCGAATGTGCCTACAGCGGAGTGCATGGTGCAAACCGTTTGGGTGGTAATAGTTTACTCGAAGCGGCATATTTCGGTCGTGTTGCAGGAGACGAAGCAGCTAAAGTGGCAAAAAAAGGGGAGTTCCACCCCATCGATTATGCCCAAATCGATAAAGAATCCCGCTATATTGAGATGATTTTAGAGGGTGAAAATCGCTTTAATATTAATACCATGCGTAAAAACTTGGGGAATAATCTCTATAAAAATGCGGGAGTTTTTCGAACACATGATACCCTTGCCTCCTCATTAGAGTACGTCCATTATTTGATGAAGCGTACAGGTGGACTAGCGTGTGTCAACAAAGAGCGTTCCGATAATGTCGAGTTAATGTCGATTATTGAATTTCGTAACTCTTTGACGGTGGCAGAAGCAATGGTGATGTCAGCTTTGGGGCGTGAAGAGTCACGCGGTGTCCATTATCGGGAAGATTTTCCTGAACATAATGATAAAGAGTATAAAACCAACACCATTATACGTCGTCTGAGCGGCACATTTTTACGCATCAGTTTTGAAGGTCACCTCTCATCAGATTGGTTACATCGGTTGCGAAAGTTTTTCCACGTCATGTGA
- the nifT gene encoding putative nitrogen fixation protein NifT, with the protein MAKVMLRYDSKGAISFYVAKKDMEETIVTSEFDTDEKWGGEVKLSNGETWFIEPCAKKFPSEVVAIRRGE; encoded by the coding sequence ATGGCAAAAGTTATGTTACGTTACGACTCTAAAGGGGCAATCTCTTTTTATGTTGCTAAAAAAGATATGGAAGAGACCATTGTTACCAGTGAATTTGATACCGATGAAAAATGGGGTGGAGAAGTAAAACTCTCAAACGGTGAGACATGGTTTATTGAGCCGTGTGCAAAAAAATTCCCTTCTGAAGTGGTTGCAATACGACGCGGAGAGTAA
- a CDS encoding GGDEF domain-containing protein, which yields MISEIAPITHSTPIGAIFDKSYSCGIFDGDMILQKVLEFFSTHTPDAVIVTQKSLAVGILTQKDMLRALYSLDNTGLPIREFMSSPLQLFDTSTTIIDILDEIEDNGFNKIVVHEDNKIIGIIDKRDLHSICYAQLNPLVKHEYNMVHSLMGLVGEGERGLLKMATTDALTGIGNRRLFEEIFQAHQSLGDRYDVTLFLLLFDIDNFKSINDTFGHNVGDSVLKELASLVGKSIRKSDIFIRWGGEEFAILLRYSEPMTVMKIAEQIRKKIDKNSFETIVHVTCSFGLTSIAPHDTLEDVFIRADKALYRAKEDGKNVVRMELT from the coding sequence ATGATATCTGAGATAGCACCTATTACGCACTCAACACCGATTGGTGCTATTTTCGACAAAAGTTATAGTTGTGGAATTTTTGACGGAGATATGATTTTACAAAAAGTGTTAGAGTTTTTTTCAACACATACCCCTGATGCAGTGATTGTTACACAAAAATCTTTAGCAGTTGGAATCTTGACTCAAAAAGATATGCTTCGAGCACTTTATAGTTTGGACAATACTGGTCTTCCTATCCGAGAGTTTATGAGTTCTCCCCTCCAACTGTTTGATACATCAACAACTATTATCGATATACTTGACGAAATTGAAGATAATGGATTCAATAAAATTGTGGTTCATGAAGATAATAAGATTATTGGAATTATCGATAAACGTGATCTTCATTCAATCTGCTATGCTCAACTAAATCCATTGGTCAAACATGAATACAACATGGTACACTCTTTAATGGGATTAGTTGGAGAGGGTGAACGTGGCTTGCTTAAAATGGCAACAACCGATGCTTTGACGGGAATTGGAAATCGGCGACTGTTTGAAGAGATATTTCAAGCCCATCAATCACTTGGTGATCGATATGATGTTACCTTATTTTTGCTCCTATTTGATATTGATAATTTTAAAAGCATTAATGACACATTCGGTCATAATGTTGGTGATTCGGTACTCAAAGAGTTAGCCTCATTAGTAGGAAAATCAATCCGAAAATCAGATATTTTTATCCGTTGGGGTGGGGAAGAATTTGCAATATTATTACGTTATTCTGAACCGATGACCGTTATGAAGATTGCGGAACAAATACGAAAAAAGATTGATAAAAATAGTTTTGAAACGATTGTTCATGTTACGTGCAGTTTTGGTTTAACATCGATTGCACCACATGATACATTAGAAGATGTATTTATCCGTGCCGATAAGGCACTGTATCGAGCAAAAGAGGATGGTAAAAATGTTGTCCGTATGGAACTTACTTAG
- a CDS encoding sigma 54-interacting transcriptional regulator, whose amino-acid sequence MMTYEANIPNREECQTCPLTFAYKEINLLYEIALLLTSSTDVNEGVEKSMRKLKQHGYLERCALFKKKEEAKELELLLSIDLEPHQKKMATYLFGEGATGLAAASGEPIVIENIHNNINYLNKMGNISTRMVSYVAVPLLNEEEVFGVISANIGKSSPLNFDEIVRMLTIIGTLFMGSLKVQQTIVKEKESISELKTYYKEEMQKDYKFENIVGRSTKMQQVFSLINTVAPADATILIRGETGTGKELIATAIHNLSRRQNGPYIKLNCAAISETLLESELFGHEKGAFTDAREMRKGRFELADGGTLFLDEIGDITPSLQVKLLRILQEQEFERVGGTKTIKTNVRLVAATNRNLEDMVRKGEFREDLFYRLNVIPINLPPLRERYEDVKLLTEHYLHRFMKEHRKNMHITKPAMELLLDYPWPGNIRELQNTMERIVLICPDGEVEPEMLAHVLPFNFQKLYMNTESTPAPQTQSISQTPVVHHEPSGPITKKTLHELEKESIIQALIDSHGIQTKAARLLGMTARQIGYKIKQYGIEV is encoded by the coding sequence ATGATGACCTATGAAGCCAATATACCCAATCGTGAAGAGTGCCAAACCTGTCCATTGACCTTTGCCTACAAAGAGATTAATCTCCTTTATGAGATTGCTCTACTGCTTACCAGTTCAACCGATGTGAACGAAGGGGTCGAGAAATCGATGCGCAAGCTCAAACAACACGGTTATTTGGAACGGTGTGCACTGTTTAAAAAGAAAGAAGAGGCAAAAGAGTTGGAACTTCTCCTCTCTATCGATTTGGAACCCCATCAAAAGAAAATGGCAACCTATCTTTTCGGTGAAGGTGCAACGGGTCTCGCAGCAGCCAGCGGTGAGCCTATCGTCATCGAAAATATCCATAACAACATCAACTACCTCAATAAAATGGGGAATATCTCAACCCGTATGGTCTCTTATGTCGCCGTTCCACTCCTTAATGAAGAAGAGGTTTTTGGTGTTATCTCTGCTAATATAGGGAAAAGTAGCCCACTCAATTTTGATGAGATAGTACGTATGCTCACCATTATCGGTACCCTCTTTATGGGATCACTCAAAGTTCAACAAACCATAGTCAAAGAGAAAGAATCGATTAGTGAACTCAAAACATACTACAAAGAGGAGATGCAAAAAGATTACAAATTTGAAAACATTGTCGGTCGTAGTACAAAAATGCAACAAGTTTTCAGCCTCATCAATACAGTAGCTCCCGCTGATGCAACTATCCTTATCCGTGGTGAAACCGGAACCGGTAAAGAGCTTATTGCGACTGCTATCCATAATCTCAGCCGTCGACAAAACGGTCCTTACATCAAACTCAACTGTGCCGCAATCAGTGAAACTCTTCTCGAATCCGAACTTTTTGGTCATGAAAAAGGGGCGTTTACCGATGCACGTGAAATGCGTAAGGGGCGATTTGAGCTTGCCGATGGAGGGACACTCTTTCTCGATGAAATCGGTGATATAACACCGTCGCTTCAAGTAAAACTCTTGCGTATTTTGCAAGAGCAAGAGTTTGAACGGGTTGGAGGAACCAAAACAATCAAAACCAACGTCCGTCTTGTCGCAGCAACGAACCGAAATTTAGAGGATATGGTGCGCAAGGGAGAATTTCGTGAAGATCTTTTTTACCGACTAAACGTAATCCCAATCAATCTACCGCCATTACGGGAACGATACGAAGATGTAAAACTTCTCACCGAGCACTATCTCCACCGTTTTATGAAAGAGCACCGTAAAAATATGCATATTACGAAACCGGCGATGGAACTATTGCTCGATTATCCATGGCCGGGAAATATCCGTGAGCTTCAAAATACAATGGAGCGAATTGTATTAATATGCCCTGATGGAGAGGTTGAGCCGGAGATGTTAGCGCATGTATTACCGTTTAATTTTCAAAAACTCTATATGAATACAGAGAGCACACCCGCACCTCAAACACAATCGATTTCTCAGACACCGGTGGTTCATCATGAGCCATCAGGACCGATCACTAAAAAAACACTCCATGAGCTTGAAAAAGAGTCTATAATACAAGCTCTCATTGATTCTCACGGTATCCAAACTAAAGCAGCTCGATTGCTCGGTATGACGGCACGTCAAATCGGTTATAAAATCAAACAATACGGGATAGAGGTCTAA
- a CDS encoding redoxin family protein, protein MQITVHGTPTPLEGKEMTIWREAPAARVTNLDGTQNVIGMIAPTAQLLIAIPSLKTEVCSLGAKKFNDLIKQFKKLKTVMITTDDAEFVNDFVAREGIDSAEIVIDTNRDFAKKFGLLISEGKLKDRLARAVFVIDQEGMISYVEVVPEITDEVDYDKCIEAVDKAANFKKKGHDHENWMGV, encoded by the coding sequence ATGCAAATTACAGTGCATGGAACACCAACCCCTTTAGAGGGAAAAGAGATGACAATATGGCGTGAAGCACCTGCGGCACGTGTCACTAATCTAGATGGAACACAAAACGTTATAGGGATGATTGCCCCTACGGCACAGTTGCTAATCGCTATTCCATCGCTCAAAACCGAAGTGTGTTCATTGGGAGCTAAAAAGTTTAACGACCTCATCAAACAGTTTAAAAAACTCAAAACTGTGATGATAACGACCGATGATGCCGAATTTGTTAACGATTTTGTTGCCCGTGAAGGGATTGACAGTGCCGAAATCGTTATCGATACCAACCGCGATTTTGCTAAAAAGTTTGGATTGTTGATTAGCGAGGGGAAATTAAAAGATCGACTTGCGCGAGCGGTATTCGTCATTGATCAAGAGGGGATGATCAGCTATGTGGAAGTTGTCCCTGAGATTACTGATGAAGTGGATTATGATAAGTGTATTGAAGCTGTCGATAAAGCGGCAAACTTCAAGAAAAAAGGGCACGACCACGAAAACTGGATGGGCGTGTAA
- a CDS encoding bifunctional diguanylate cyclase/phosphodiesterase: MKKPILLEEASTWFEQWMMPLPVPVIITDQDLKVLRINEKAKSVCQVNDFQPNYLENHFKPVFLPMLLAFKEQLSQQFYAQIDLKLDDVGESRLIGHRFDGDKPFFMIMIFPDFYKERYNVLNSKLHLLLEHFNAGILMTDRDYRIIEVNSAFKKMTGFDVEDVIGRMPSILKSGKQGLDFYKKMHADLNEKGLFQDELIDRTKSGELIHVRSTIFPIKNDYKDVTNYIGILEDITELKFLRTKLLATSFKDPLTGVYNRESFLNVLEIKIDVSSEENQIALLFIDLNKFKQVNDTYGHQYGDLVLSKAANRIKKILRSNDMIGRYGGDEFLILLERINEESAKAIAQKIDEALSRPYEVDEQIIDFTSASIGIAIAPQDAKKMSELIERADAAMYEAKKSSHSNRVFMAKDFIVDKTKDKSIRTELLNAVGGEEFFIRIQPIIDMETTKVVGGEVLARWLNLTFNNVSPDVFFTLAEKLGVEKKIDSHILSLTVDFLQNNPLEEEIFINVNFSATQFGDIHLIDNMRALLEATPALKNHLVVEITEHVMMKNMELTSEYLYALREMGIRIAIDDFGTGFSSLAYLKHFEIDFLKIDISFIQQIEDNHKDREIVQTIVTLANAIGAKTIVEGIERLSQYEILKTMGATYAQGFYFDKPLYPNQFYKKLG, translated from the coding sequence ATGAAAAAGCCTATCCTATTAGAAGAAGCATCCACGTGGTTTGAGCAATGGATGATGCCATTGCCCGTTCCCGTCATTATCACCGATCAAGATTTAAAAGTCTTACGGATTAATGAAAAAGCCAAATCGGTTTGTCAAGTCAATGATTTTCAACCCAACTATCTCGAAAACCATTTTAAGCCCGTTTTTCTCCCGATGCTTCTTGCCTTCAAAGAGCAATTATCGCAACAATTTTACGCCCAAATCGATCTAAAATTAGATGATGTGGGAGAGAGCAGACTTATAGGGCACCGCTTTGATGGTGATAAACCTTTTTTTATGATTATGATCTTCCCCGACTTTTACAAAGAGCGTTACAACGTACTCAACTCAAAACTTCATTTACTGCTTGAACATTTTAATGCCGGTATTTTAATGACCGATCGTGATTATAGAATCATCGAAGTCAATTCAGCTTTTAAAAAAATGACAGGATTTGATGTTGAAGATGTGATCGGTCGAATGCCTTCCATCCTCAAATCAGGAAAACAAGGTCTCGATTTTTACAAAAAAATGCATGCGGATTTAAACGAAAAAGGGCTTTTTCAAGATGAACTGATCGATAGGACTAAAAGTGGTGAGCTTATCCATGTCCGCTCCACTATCTTTCCGATTAAAAATGATTATAAAGATGTGACCAACTACATCGGAATACTCGAAGATATCACCGAACTCAAATTTTTAAGAACCAAGCTGTTGGCGACCTCTTTTAAAGATCCGCTAACAGGGGTATACAATCGAGAATCATTTCTAAACGTCTTAGAGATCAAAATTGATGTCTCAAGCGAAGAAAACCAAATTGCCCTCCTCTTTATCGATCTTAACAAATTCAAGCAGGTAAACGATACCTATGGTCACCAATACGGTGATTTGGTTTTATCCAAAGCGGCGAATCGAATCAAAAAAATCTTACGCTCCAACGATATGATCGGTCGCTACGGCGGAGATGAGTTTCTTATTTTATTGGAGCGAATCAATGAAGAGTCAGCAAAAGCAATAGCACAAAAAATCGATGAAGCCCTCAGCCGCCCCTATGAAGTGGATGAACAAATCATCGATTTTACCTCAGCGAGTATCGGAATAGCTATAGCCCCACAAGATGCCAAAAAAATGTCTGAACTGATAGAACGGGCAGATGCCGCCATGTACGAAGCCAAAAAATCGTCTCATTCCAACCGCGTCTTTATGGCAAAAGATTTTATTGTCGACAAAACCAAAGATAAATCGATTCGGACAGAACTCTTGAACGCCGTGGGGGGTGAAGAATTTTTTATACGGATACAGCCAATTATTGACATGGAAACCACGAAAGTCGTCGGAGGAGAAGTGTTGGCACGATGGCTTAACTTGACATTTAATAATGTTAGTCCGGATGTTTTTTTTACATTGGCTGAGAAACTGGGTGTTGAGAAAAAAATCGATTCCCATATCCTAAGTTTAACGGTCGATTTTTTGCAAAATAACCCCTTAGAGGAAGAAATATTTATAAATGTCAATTTTTCAGCTACTCAATTTGGAGATATCCATTTAATCGATAATATGCGCGCGCTGCTAGAAGCCACACCTGCCCTCAAAAATCATTTAGTGGTTGAGATTACCGAACACGTCATGATGAAAAACATGGAACTCACTTCAGAATACTTGTACGCACTTAGGGAGATGGGAATTCGAATAGCAATTGATGATTTTGGGACTGGTTTTTCCTCTTTGGCGTATCTCAAACATTTTGAAATCGATTTTTTGAAAATTGACATCAGTTTTATTCAACAAATCGAAGATAACCACAAAGACAGAGAGATCGTCCAAACCATTGTGACCTTAGCCAATGCCATCGGTGCAAAAACGATTGTAGAGGGGATTGAGCGGTTGTCACAGTATGAGATATTGAAAACCATGGGGGCAACCTATGCCCAAGGGTTTTATTTCGATAAACCCCTCTACCCCAATCAATTTTACAAAAAATTGGGGTAA